The window AGGTGGGAACCTATTAAATAACTTGttatacaattaaataaaactaaggtttaattacttatttggtCCTTATATTGTACAAACTTTaacttttagtccctataaaaatcatttcattTAGTCCCTATAAATTTAGATGGTAAGGACTAAAGGGATAAAAATGATATGTAAGGGATTAAAAATTGTATGTGTATGGACCAAAATGGATGAAAGTATAGAAACTAAAAGGTAAAATTTGTGtaactataagaactaaatgAGTAACTAAATCTAACACTAACTACCAACATATtgacaatatatattatatgttatgcATCTGCtgataagaaaatcaagatGAAAGAATAGTGATGACAGGATTCACCTGCTTCCTTATGTGATTGAGGAAGGGGGAAAAGGCCCGGAAATGGAAAGCCAGACTCTCCAGGGACAGGAACCTTTTCGAGACCCAAGTTGATGATTGCCTTGGTTCCTTCAGCCAAGGTTCTGCAACCTTCAAGCCTCTTGAGAGCAACATTAATGTAAAAGGTCAGGTATATGAGAAGCTTATCAGCAGGGCTCTTGATGTCAAAGTTTCTGAAGAACACATTGGCTCGGAAGAAGGTTATGGCTTCATCCACAATATCAGTTCTGTCTGCACCACGCATCACAGTCACAGCATATCCCACATTTTAAAAACgcaaaaaaatagaacaaaacagAACAAAAGGAAACCTTGATCTGAAACAGGAGCAGGTCCCTTAATGTGGCTCTTGAGAGGAAGAAGAGAGCACCCACAAGCTCTACTCACTCCATCTTCATTCACAAAACTAGAATGATAAACCTTCCCAtgcataacaacaacaacaacaacaacaataatcatTTTCAATTGGGAATCAATAAGTTGACAACACCGCcaaattatgaattttgaataagtatgaattgaattgaattgaatccCCGTACCATGTCTATTGTGGCGACGATAAGAACAAGGTTTGCTCAGAAGAATTCAATTGCAACCCCAAATGCTTCTGGAAATgaagggaataaaaaaaaaaaaaacaattcagaCATGTCAATATGTAATTGTATACCAAAATTGTGAAAGTCGAAGTAAATTGATTTAAGATACCAAAATTGTTAGGTGACGCGAGGCTGAGCGTGAAATCAAGATTGTGGACAAAGTAATTTATGGCAATGGGATCTGAGAACAATGATAGTAGTGGTTTATTGCATTGTCAACAACACTTAACAGACAAGTAAAGACAAAGAAACTTGGTAATTTTATGTGGGCCAGAATTGGGTTAATCCCAAATGCGTTCAGcccagaaaaaatatttttgtagcaAGGCCCAGTGGGTGCTTTCAATAgacaataataacatttttttttcttggccaaaatacaattttagcccttttattttattcaatccacaattttgatccttttattttaaaattaagatatttaatttttttattttaaaaaacccataattttgatttctttatttcaaaatacaaacatttggttcttatattttataaaattcataattttaattttcatattttagaaaattcataaatttgatttaatttttaattttgtttatattttatttattttatttcttactttctaattaattaaatcattttttatgataccttaaatgaatatgttagGTTTAGAGTTCAATTGGACCCAATATAATTATAAGTTTATAATAATTGAGACAACAATGATAATTTGACCAAAATTACAAGTTTTCTAAAATATGAGAAttaaatgtctttattttaaaatgagaggtctaaaattataaatgttttaaaataagatgATCAAAtgtctcaattttaaaatgagaGAACTAAAATAatggattttataaaataaaataatcaaatatcttaattttaaaattaaaagatcaaaattacaaatgtaacaaaataaaaatatcataattacatTTAGATTTTTGTTCTTTGTTGGTTTTTATATGTTCCTTTAAACTTACGCATCCATATTGTCATTTGCCACTTGTTGAGATTTATGAGGAGAAAGGCATTAGGCATCCCCTTTCGCTATTATGATCCTCAATGAAGACAGCAGGATGCTAACCTAACAAGTGCTGGAAACAACAGTGCTATGCTATTTTGTCTTATTTATAGCGCATGTGATTCTTCTCTTGGTTATTGCATATAGTGCATAATGTGTTTTGGGATGATAATATTCTGTCGCCAAGTGCTGACAATAAACACTTAATACCTTTCTAtatactaatttatttattatttattacaatgCACCCCCCCAAGTCCTCCTTTCATTGAATACGAAAACTTAATGGGCAAGGATCCTACCATATATTAGCGGTTTCCCTAGGGTCATATACTCTGTCGTAGTCCTTTCTCTCTACTTGTCATCATTCTCTATTTGTTAGTATTTTGATTGTGTCAACAACTACCAGTCCCATGACAGTGTGATATGCTATACAACAACTTCTCAACATGTTCGACTATGAATTATCAGTTTTTCTTAACTGTTTTTTAtggaatttaattatatttttaatactatttgTGTCTCAAAACATTATAATCTTTTAAGGTGTGTTTGGTTGCTCTAATTTGTaactgaaagaaagaaaatgccaaggaaaaaagtgaaaagataGAAAACATGGGTGTTTCGTTAAGTTGATTTATAAGGGaaagtttcaaaaaaataatgtccCACACAATTTTAGCTTATTTTTCATGCATAATTAACATATGGTTTAGTTgctaaaaaaagggaaaatttcACTAAATAACATAGGTTCTATaacattttttctctattttagttcaaatttttcttctcaattctattatatttttttctcttccattCAATCAAATCATATCTAAGCGGAAAACTTGTAGAAAGCTACAATGCATAGGAAGAATGTGGCCTTAGATTTCACTTTTACAAAAACAACCCTATCTCGTGCTACTCTTGAAGATCAAGCCCCGtgagtttcttcttcttctttttttatctagATGAATTTACAAAGCTTTCTCTCCTTGTTGTTGTTTCCTTCTTACAATCGGTTATATgccttttacaaaaaaaatgtttctgtaTGGGAAAAATTAGACAAATTTGTTTTGATCAGTGGTAAAATGGGAATTATCATAGTAGTAAAAAAAATCCCTTTTCACCTTCCTAACCactttgattcaatttttttttcttttctattctcttTCACTTCAACTAAACAACATTAATTTTCACCCTTTTTCTACTTtatttcacttcttttctttgttcacattttccttttgttttcacACAATTAAACACAATATTAGGGTTTAGCTATTGTACATTTTAAGAGTTTTTTAAACACGATGATATagaaattttatagttttttcttAACCTTAGAAAactaatttgatctttttaaatttagaaagcaaacatttgttttattatcttttcttcCTGAATTATCTCTTTCTatgatctttattttaaaaaaaaatattcattttcaaaCCGAAGATATTTAAGCATGTTTTCAACGATATTTTACTTTGATTCTCGTTTTTAAGCTATGTTGTAACAGCAAGCAACTCAATTTTCCAAGGCAAGAATTTATATGGCGTTCTTCCAAAGGATGACCATTGACAATTTACATTGCCTGATAAAGAAGCCAATTACAAAGCCAGTTTTTAGTGCTAAATACAATTCCagagaaaaaaataggaaaaaaaaatcattagacaGTTTTTAGTAGAATGTTAACCCTTCTTGCAATTACAGACAACCCATCACCTGGCAAGcatctttaattattataaaacctGAGCTTGGTTTTACCACAATTTTGTAGCTCACAGTTAAACCAAATCACTAGGATAAAGAATGATATAATCAATAAAGCTAACTCTACATGTCAATTTTAATGGAAGAAAGCTAACGTGAAAGAAGCACAAATAATCAATCAGATTAGGCTAGTAAATGATGAGGTCAACAAGTATGGAAAGTTTGCTGGCTCTCGTTGCTCAGCAAGCTCATGAATGTCCCTCACGATGTCAAACACGGCCTCTGGCTGTGCCAGTTTAAGTGCATTCTCTGACATTGTTTTCCTCTCATCTGATTTTGTGGTGAACCATTCGGCCACAATTCTTGCTGTTTCCTTAGGACTACGAGTGAAGACGCCAGCTCCATTGTTTACCACATAAGGCACATTACCCTTCTCCTGTAGTTACCATCATTCCAGCTAAGAATCAATACtgtatcaaaatataaaagaagagaCTGAATGGCAATGAGGAGAACAATTAACAAGTTAATCACTCACTTGTCCGGGGATGTAGTCATTGAGGATTATGGGAAGCCCTCTGATCAATGCTTCTGCAATTGTACCTGGTCCAGCCTGAAATTTTTCAATAGAACCAATGAGCCTATATGCTAACATATGAAAGAGGACATAAAGAGCACATTGCTATAACTTACTTTTGTTATGATGCAGTCACAAGCTCCCATCCATTTGGCCATCTGGGTCTCAAATCCTCTAACCTGCACAAACCAAGAAACAAAGTTTCATTGGATGGGGCATTATTCCATTATTCTCACTGCAGTATTATTCACTTAGATATATATCACAGGTTTAAGGAAAGTGAAGCAACATACCTTTACTGGAATCTTCCATTCAAGAGATTCAAGGGTAGATACTAAGCTCTTGTTACGGCCACATATGATGACTAACTGCCCAATTGGTTTCTCAGCTTCCTTATCGAAAAGTGCTTCTCCGAGAGCTTTTGCAGTTTTCTTGACAGGGCCCATTCCTTCACCACCCCCCATCAGCAAAACTGCTTGCAAGTTGTGATCCAACCCGAGTTCTTCTCTCAATTGATCCTATAGTTGAAGACAAAGTCAGTTGAAACAATGAAAGCAAAATCACACCTTATAACTTTAATATGCATTATGCATACCTTCACAAGAACTGCCCTGGCAAAAGAAGGCCTAATGGGCAAGCCGAAAACTCGAATTTGAGATTCCTCAAGGCCATCTTGTGAGGCTTTCGTGGCCACCTCTTGTGATGGGCAGTAACATCTATTCACCCAAGGATGAAACCTGGAAACAGATTAAAAGTTAGACTTGGAGCATGTAAACATTGATTGATGAATGGACTTCACTTCAAAGCaggaaaatttaacaaaaactgTAGCGAAATTTTACCAAGTAGGATGGCATGTGCTAAGGTCCGTGATCACTGTGACAAAAATCACTTTCTTCTGCAAACCTTGCCACTTTAAAACCCACAATGGAATATGCTGCATCAAGGGATGGACACTGATGATGATATCTGGCTTGTACTCCATCAGCCCCGCCTCCACCTCCCTGAAAAATGACAGAGTGCAGAACCAATTAGAAAAACACAacttaattcataaaaaaaaaaaaaaaaactctttacaGCTACGGGAATGAATAGTTATTACTTATCACTATCTTGCGGGGCATAGGGGAACAATCATTATtgtaataattaacaaatgaatAATGATTAAAATGCAAAGTTCcagtaagaaaaaattaaaatgctaaGTTGTCCATAAAGCATCTTCCCTTTTCATCATAAAAAGTTATACTATCAAAATTTGTTAGCAAAACAAAACTACTTATCAAAGTTAATCATAACAAGAGAAGTATTGGAAAAGGAATATACCTGGCATAGTAAGCAGCAATGGCAGCCAAATACACAGAGTGAATCCATCTAGGAGAAGTACTGTGAAACGCAACATTCCATAACTGCACATGCTTAACCATGAACTTATATTGCCCCTCCATATCATTCAACGGCCACCCAGTGTATTCCTTCCAAACATCTTtaacaaaaatctgaaaattggAAGCGAAATGTTATTTGTACAGATCAGGAAtagatacaaaaaaaatgatattatataaatcgttgtatgaatttttatatgaagCACATTACAGTCACACATCTCAAATTGAAAAGGTTCCACCGaaacataaaatgaaacaaacacATGTTATTGCCACGAaggttttttttctaaaaaaaaaaaaaagaaaactgcgCAAATAACTCCaagaacaagaaagaaaaaaaaatgaaacgtAGCGACAAAGTCCACATGACCATGAAGCAAGAGatgacaaaaacacaaaaaatacctCAGACCTGAAAACTCTTGCAGGAAACAAATTAGCAAAGTGAGAAACAAATAAACagagttttaaaaataacaagaagCTTATTACGTAACATAATGAGGTGAATTATGAAGAAAAAGCAGAGGGAGGGAGCGATAAGATTACCCTGTATTCGTCACCGAATTGAATTTGAAAGGCGTCACGGATGGCTTCAGCGGAAGCTCTGTGACCGCCACCAGTATCACTCATGAGAATCAAGACGTTCTTGGTCCTTTGGGCGCCAATCTCCATGAGTTCCATGCCTCCATCGCTGTCATCATCGTGAGCCTCACTGCCACGTTTTTTGTGGCTATTGTTCCCGTTATAGTAACCTCCGAATACCTTCTCCGCTATGGACTTTCTCGGCGGCGACGAAACGGAAACCTCCATGTCTAAACGAAACAGGGAT of the Glycine max cultivar Williams 82 chromosome 13, Glycine_max_v4.0, whole genome shotgun sequence genome contains:
- the LOC100819872 gene encoding actin-related protein 2/3 complex subunit 3 — its product is MVYHSSFVNEDGVSRACGCSLLPLKSHIKGPAPVSDQDRTDIVDEAITFFRANVFFRNFDIKSPADKLLIYLTFYINVALKRLEGCRTLAEGTKAIINLGLEKVPVPGESGFPFPGLFPLPQSHKEAELFRNYLKQIREETSGRLLSVAYRPNGTPNKWWLAFAKRKFMNIIIP
- the LOC100806325 gene encoding monogalactosyldiacylglycerol synthase 2, chloroplastic, which gives rise to MEVSVSSPPRKSIAEKVFGGYYNGNNSHKKRGSEAHDDDSDGGMELMEIGAQRTKNVLILMSDTGGGHRASAEAIRDAFQIQFGDEYRIFVKDVWKEYTGWPLNDMEGQYKFMVKHVQLWNVAFHSTSPRWIHSVYLAAIAAYYAREVEAGLMEYKPDIIISVHPLMQHIPLWVLKWQGLQKKVIFVTVITDLSTCHPTWFHPWVNRCYCPSQEVATKASQDGLEESQIRVFGLPIRPSFARAVLVKDQLREELGLDHNLQAVLLMGGGEGMGPVKKTAKALGEALFDKEAEKPIGQLVIICGRNKSLVSTLESLEWKIPVKVRGFETQMAKWMGACDCIITKAGPGTIAEALIRGLPIILNDYIPGQEKGNVPYVVNNGAGVFTRSPKETARIVAEWFTTKSDERKTMSENALKLAQPEAVFDIVRDIHELAEQREPANFPYLLTSSFTSLI